CCAATGCTTCAGGCGAGATAAACTGTCTGAAGTAGTTTTTGCACCGCTGATAGATTAGCACGCAGAGACAAATAGCATCTGGGGCTGAGATTAGTAACACTACATGTCCAAAGCCATAAcaaataaagttcaaatgcaATCGATTGTGCCCGAcgtctgaaaaaataaatcttctgaagcctcattattattactgttgcaTCTGTTACACTGTTGTTCTCATTCCACCTTTGTATTTGTGCGAAGGTAGGACTGGAGTCTTGAATGTGAGCAGATGATTTAAAAATCGCAGGAAGCATCATTTGTTCTCGTTACATGACAAATAtgagaaaaagttaaaaatccATTAAGTTAATCTAGTGTGAATTTAATCTTTTGACATCAATATTCATTTCAGCTGTAATAATATTCACACTATCCCATTATGATGgtaattactgtacaaaagGCAAAGCAGCTGTTGGATCTCTGGTAAGACAACTGGCTCCATGATGTACTTTGACATTAATGAGTACGATTTCCCGATTTCCTCTTTGAATAACTAAAGAAGCTACTTACAAGCTATGGACAGTGTGCAGGAGGTGGTGATGGTAGCTATAAGGTTTGTAGCTACACATTCGTAAACTCCAGCATCCCTCTGGCTCGACTTCATGATCGTAAGAAGTTGCCGGCCGTCCGGGTGGGAGATCAGGTTGATCCTGTCGTCCACCTCCAGCGGCTTCCGatctggaaaacacaaaatgtttcagcgactgaacagcagcagacaaagcACTTTGGGGATCTGATGAAGATACCTTTCATCCATGTAATTTCTGGATGTGGACTTCCAGCTGGAAGGCAGCTCAGAGTGATGGATTCCCCCTCCAGTAAGACGTGGTCTTTCAGTTTGATGTGGAACACGGGGGCGAAGTCCGACGCCGAGCGGATAAACTGTTGGCTTTTTGACAAACCCTCCTCTTTGGAGGTGGATGAAGGCAGATCAGACTGGGACGGGGTTTTGTCTTTCTTGCTTCTCGTCAATCCCCACCTGTCCCACCGCGATCTCCTGTCGCTCTCCGGGGCTTTTTCGGAATGGATACTAGACGCGGATTCGATTGATTCCTTGGATGCACCAGCGCCGGTCTGTTTCGCTAGTTGGTTCTCAGGGATGCCCATTCCTTTGAGTCCACGCCCTTCAGACTGGGAATGACGATGGCGGGTAAACAGGGGtgtcctcttttcttctgcatCCGCTTTTCTTTCCTCAGACTGACTGCGGTTCTTTGTGGATATTCCTGACACTTTGTTCTCAAACTTCTGTCGCATTGCCAAGATGGGAGAATCAGTGACTTTATTTAAATCCTTCTGCGCCAGCTCTTTCTGACTTCCCTCAGCATCTTTATCCTTCCTTTCCTCTGACTGGGTCCTTATCTTGGCAGAAATTCCTGCCACTTTGGACTCAAACTTGCGCCTCATAGCAGAAACCGATGACTCCTcagcttttctttgttctttctcttcCAGCTGCCTCGGCATCCCTGCACTGCTCAGCTCCTTTGTATCCAGGGACTTACTGCGGCCAATAGCCCATGAAACCCTCTTGCTTACAGCAGTTTCCTGAACACTCTGTTGCTTTTCCTCCTTTGGTTTATCGCCCTTCTTATCAACGGATGTTGACCTCTTGGACCGCAAGGAAAACCTCCCAATTAGACCAAGCCCTGGTTCCTTATCATCTTCTCTTAGATCTTGAACAGATTTGGACTTCTCTTGCAGTCCTTTGGATACCATTTCAAGAGGAGCCCCCCTTGCCCCcggcctgtaaacctcctcaCCCCCTTCGACACCTTTCCGACTTAGCACAGGTGACTTCTCCTCTGATTTGTTTCTGGTCAGTTTTCGGAGGCCACGAGTCAAAGACGACTCCCGCTTCTTAAACCTGGCTTCAAAGACCTCCTCCGAGTCGATATCTTTGATGTCTGTTCTGAGCACAGGTTGGCTGCGGACCTTAGGAAGATCGGGGTTTGATGATGTGGTAACAGAGCCGGGAGATCGGTTAGCAGTTGCTACTTTGGCAAATACTGCTGCGTGTTCGGGTAATGTGGGGGTATCTGTGGActttgtttcatttggtttggcTGTAGATGCAACAGCTTGAGTGCCGCTTGCATACGCAGATGATGGTTTACTATTTTGTAGTGTTTGctcatctttcctctcttcttcttcattgtctTCCTCGATTACAATTATAGGAGTGATTACAGAGGGTGATCTAGACTCTCCTTTATCTGCCTTTTCTAACTGGGTTTTGGTCCTCTTCTCTGTTATCACATCCATGTTCTTCTCATTCATGCTTTCCTCACGTTCTTTCACAttgctctgttttttctgttggtCCAATCCTCCTGGTGTTGGGAATATAAAGGAAGTCCTTGTTGTAGGTGAGGCAGACTCCAGTGCTGTTTGTTCTGTAAGTGCAGACATTGACGTTGCCTCCTGGAGCTTCCTCCCGTCTACGCTGCCGTTGCCCACCGATGGGATCTCTAAAGGGGCTCCGAACCTGCGATGTAAAGGCATGGGCTCAGAATCCCCCTGAGTGAAGGAGGCGCTTTTACGAAAAACTTTGGTCTGTGGCACGTCCTCCCCAGAGCTCTCAGACGAAGAAGCTGCTCTGATGAGCGTTGATGGCCCCGCTCTGGATCTCCTCAAGTTGCGATCAAGAGACCCGGTCCGCCTCTCATCTTCCATGCCGAGTGTTTCAAATAAGGGCCCTCGAAGGCCGCTCATCTTTTTGTCCACGTTTCCTCCCCTGAGCAACCGCTGTCTCATCAGCTCCAGTTTTAGGGCATAATCCTCCTGGCTTAACTTTGCCGCTCCCGGGCTCGGACAGCGATTGGGTAGCTCCATGGAAACGGCCTTTTTCAGGCTCTTGGTACTTGTTTCCAAATCGTTGTTGGAGTTTCCCTCTTCTGGGTCAATGTGGAGAAGCAGTGCTGAATCAGCAGAGCTGCCTCTCCTCATGGTAGCCCGCCTGGCTTTTGTCTGCGAGTCGTCCGACTCCACACTTGATCCTTTTTTAAGTGGGGCTCGTTTTGTCTTTTCCATCGTCTCCTCATTCTGggtttcttcttcatttttcacACTTGTGTTAGCCAGTATCTCCATGTCGTTCTTTTTCCTCGTCCCATCAGCAGCAACACTCGGCCACGCGGTGACATCTTCGTCCCCCGGGATCTCGTTAAGAGAGACCCTGGAGCCGGAGAAGACCATGGACAGTGGCATGGGAATAAAGGGGAGCTCGTCCACATCTGCATCCGAGTCGGAGGAAGAGGATGGTGGCGGGGAGCTTTCTTTTAAATGCCGTGCCACAGCGATGGAGACGTGGCTGGATGAATCACTCAAAAGCTCTGGGATCGATCGCATTACCATCTTGGATTTGTAGCTGATGAGGGAGCGCTGAAAAGGCCGATAGAGGACAACGTGAGAAAGTTTATTCCTATATTTAGATGGCCTACTTTTTGAAAGTCTTCAGTCTGAGTCAATAGTACACTTTTCAGGCTGAAACAGGTTTGCAATACACTCATCAACATGAAGAATCTAGTTAATCTAAGTCAGCGTGTTGCCACTTACCTGCCATCGCCTTCTTGATAAAACCTGCTTCAGCATAGCTGTGCTGATGATCTTGTTTGTTGGTGACTGCAGGACAAAAAGAAGATAGTCACTGTTAAACTTAATTGGGGATTAAACACAAATCTTATGCCACACTGAAAACGATAACTCACCTTGAACCAAGGGTGACGAAGGCACTCGATGGCACTCGGCCTCCTGGGGCAGGGAATAACAGCATATGTTTGGTGAAAAGACAGAGatatttatgcatatttatggtaaaaaataaagcagtcaAGATGCTTACAGTCTATCCACCACCAAGAGTTTGATGACAAATCCCTTCGCTTCTTTGCAGAGGTCAGAAAACATGCTTTCCTCAAACGCCACGTTGTAGTTTCGGATGTTTAAGGCGGTGGCTCTGTCGTTCTCAGCAGCGAAAGGAGACACACCCGTCAGgctgaaataagaaaataaacatcattaaTCAAGGCGAAGACGTCAGTGCTTGTTCTGTTATACCCTGTGACAAATCTATGTAACATACCAGAGGTAAGTGATGACACCAACGGGCCTGTGGAGAGAGCAGGACACATGAATGACAAGTGGATATTTTACTGAGTTGCAGTTAAcaaggctgcagtgtgtgttcacttcCCCACGCTGGAGAGCAGGTGGCTCACCATATGTCTGTTGCTGTGGAGACTGGAGTTTGATTAACAACCTCTGGCGCGACATACTCCGGCGTGCCGTATTTGCAGTAGTACTCCTCGGAAGTCTCCAGTTTTATGGCGTTGCCGAAGTCGCAAATGCGGATCAGGTCACTGCCGGGGCTCgccattaaaatattttcaggcTATAGAGAAAACAACAACGTGAGGTACGTGTAGAAGACAAACAGCAGTGTTGATCACATAAACATGATGCGCAGTCACCTTAATGTCAAGGTGGGCGATGCTTTTTTGGTGTAGATAACGAAGACCTTCCAAAAGCTGCTGAACACTCCAGCGGATCTGTCGAGAAACACGAGGGACTGGACTTAAAAATCATGTTACATAATGTTAGCGCAGTGCAGTGAGCAGAAGCAGAACAAACCTCCAGCTCCttgactgttgtttttttggccattCTTTCCAGAAACTCCTCGTGACATCTTCATACAAcagttgaggaaaaaaaaaaaacacaaaagggagCTGTGACTCGACTGCACAGTCCAAGAGGTAGGTGCATGAGAGATGAATTATAAATGAGCAAAAACTCCCACACATCCTATCTCTTGCTAATTTCACTTGGCGGCGATgagtcagagagaaaaggcTGTGCTGCACTTCATTCATGCCTCCGGGGGACTGCAGAAGACATTAGGATTAATGCTTTGGATCTTTAGTGTCCTCGAGATGCTTTTAAGTGCACTTTTGTTCAGCAGTGAAACGCATAAAATTTGAAAAACAGGACTGCAGGAAAAGGTAGCACCGGTATTATTATAAGTTACACTTAAAGGATACAGCTCTGTGATGAGCACCACCACGTTCTTCTTCTCGAAGGCGTCGTGGAAATACAGGATCCTCTCGTTGTCCAGCTCGGACAGCAGGTCCATCTCTCGGAGGGCCGAGGCTTTCCTCTTTCCTCGCGCGGAGATGAACTTGGCGGCGAACTCggcctttccttttttctgtgtcaCCCTCTTCACATACGAGAAGGCGCCCCTGCATCGGACAGTGGCAACATTTTAGCTGCTGTTCACTTCATACGAGACGAAACGGATTATTTTCaatctttattttacagtatcaTGTCTACAGTGACCCAACATTCAACGACTTAGGAAGTGGCAGCAAAGCAAATCTTCAGATGTGGCTGGTTAGATTAGATacaggtgtttttaaatgacagatTAGTGAGGGGTGTTTTATCTATTCAGCATTAGGTCATGTACTGCTGATGTTGTAGCTCCACTCATTTACTAACATCTACTTACAGATACTTCACAATATTCCCATGATCTAAAGTTTGTGCGTTGATTTCCCAAACTGCAGGATGAAGTTACAGAGcacagatataaaatatatatatatatatagatgtcGTAAGAGTGTGGAAGTTCATCAAAGCAAGAGACAGACGGTTTCACAGTTTGGCATGACGATGCATTATTGTGGTGGTTTTTCCACCAAGATCTATAATCGTTGCTTCTCTGTTCGACATAACATCAGCTGCAATGTGAACTCAGGAGCTCTCAGAGCTGTTAAACTTGAACATCGCCGCAGCTGGAGGTTCAAAGCTGGCGAGCGATCCTCTGAGCTTCTTCAAAGAGCAGTTTGACTCCGATATTCAACTTTGAAACGGGACAGGTTTGCATCGGTCGGCTGTTTAACTTGAAGAGAACGCTGACTTATATCTGGCGAAGGAAGAAGGAACAACGCGACCgttgaattaaaatgaaaaaacaggATTATGAAATCGAATTCAATCAGAAGTTAGGGTTCACATATTTAAGAGGCAGCAGGAGagtggacagacacagacatgatcATTGTTTCATCAGCTTTCAGTCTCCACAGTCAAATTTCGTTCTCAGTCCAAAGCGAATCATCTGTCGGCTATTCACTCCACTCAGCTGGTGACtcatctctcctgtctgtctgctgttgttaaGCAGGTGTGACTCCCCGCCTTCCCACAGCCTGACCCCTCGGCGCTCCGACAGCTATTAACGCCAATGTGCCAGTCGGCGTGCGCACTCACCTCCCTATCTCTTTGTGGTTATCGTAGTAATCTGTCAAACGCCTCATCTTCCTCAGGATGGTCCCCTCGTCCTCCATCGGCTCGGCTGCTTCTTTCCGCTCTGCGGGGGAGTAACGGcatttttatatgtgtgtgtgtgtgtgtttggatgatgGATGTGTGCCAGCAGAGTGACAGATGGTGGCATATTATAGACTCAAGACACCTTGTGGTCCCGCCCATATGGTGTGGATTTAGCTTCTAGTGGTGTGTGCTGCTTCAGCAAATGGGTTTAATCTGAACTAAACGCTACAGATCAACACAGATCTTTAATTTcactcagtgttgttgttgttgcactgcAGACCTGTGTGGACCGTGAGCTCGGCCTTGCAGGAGTTGGGCCCGGCCAGGTTCTTGGCGGTGCAGGTGTACACGCCCGAGTGTTCGGGCTGGGCGTTGAGGACGACGAGGGAATATTCTGGGTCGTCGTACACAAACGTGAAGTGGCTGCTCTCGGAGAGCAGTACGTCGTCCTGCAACAGACCAGTCGACCGTTAATGTTAGTTTCTGATTCCACGACCTTTACAAAGTCATCGATTTCATACCTTATACCACAGAATGTCCGGGTCTGGTTTCCCTTCGACCACGACAGCCAGCCGGGACGTCTCCCCGATGTGCACGTCCACATCCTCCATGATGGTTTCAAACTTCGGAGGCACTGCAACAGAAGAATCGATTAAAAATAGGCACAAAAAGACGTGAAAGCTCCTTTAAAACGTGCAGCAGAAGTCATTTCTCCTGAACCTTCACTTAAATTACAAAGAACTCCCCCTCGCTGGCGTTTCCCGCTGCCAGGAGCGGAGTAGTAAGTTATATTTATCATGCGCCTGAACTAAACCGACCTGCCATGGTCAGCTGAAGCGTGCAGAGGTCGCTGCCAAACTGGTTGCTGGCTGTGACCACCAACTGGCCGACGTCTGTGCCTCGGACTCGCAGGAGCTTCAGGGTGTGTTGATCGTCGTCTGGCATGCTCATCTCGTACGTCCCCGGTCTGCTGGCCAGCACCACCCCCCTCCTGAGGAAAGGTGGAGGCGATACATCACAGTTAAGAGCTACAGACCAGAACACAGTGATCAAGGGTTTTGATGCTGTGTAGCAGATTCTTTGGTGccaaaacatgaattattaaattaaatcaaagtaCGATGAGCCACTGCACAGCGGTGTCTCTCAGTCCTGGTCCTCTGGATCTATTTCTATCTTTTCTGTCccagtttgtctgtctctgatgaGAAGAAAGCAGAGCTCCGGCTCCTGAGAGACTTCTTCTaaaagtgtttctttgtttgtaatgagcaagaaaacacacacctttacacCCTGAATGTGTCACCAGAGATAGAGGAACGAACCTTTTCCAGGTGACGGCTGCATGCACGTGGTTCAGCGTGATGGTGATGCTCGCAGGTTGGTTCTCCACCATGTAAACGACGTCAGGTTTTTCCAGGATGATGGGTGCTTTCCTCAGATATGGTCCTGAATGTGTGAAACATCACCTTaggacacttttgtttttgggaGCAGCTCTGTCTAAAAAAACCTTCTTCTGCTTTGTTACCTCTGTCCAGCAGCTGGACCAGGTCAGTGGACGGTGACGGCTTGCTCGACGTCTTCCCGGTGGACGCCAGGACTCTGAAAGCGTAGCGGACTCCCTTGGACAGGGAGGTGACGGTGTAGTTGGTCTCTCTCAGGTTAGACGCCACGACGGACCACTGGATGGAGcccagaggctgctgctggacCACGTAGAGCAAGCAGCTGCAATCTGCGGACACGTGAGGCGTTTAGATTCgtaacaaaacacagaaaatgacgATGAGATATGAAACCTACCAAACGAAGAGTCCAGCCTCTTCGGTCTCTTCCAGCTGAGGCTGATAGTTTTCCCTGTGATTGCCTCGATCACTGGAGGGCCGTCAGGAGGGTCGGGAACGATGTCTGTTATggaatgaatgaacacataaaTATCTCACATCGGAGGTGTTATCTCAAAGAATGAAGCCTCCATCTGTACCTGTGACGTATAGGTGTGCGTAACAGGCTGCCTTGCCCACTTTGTTGGAGATGACCGCCTTGTAGACGCCCCCGTGAGCGTGACAAGCGCTCCGGATGAGCAGATTGTGGACATCCCTGTctgaagaacacacacgcacgtttCTTATTCACCATCTACCCTCCGGAAAAATGATCTTGGCtctgtttgtcatgttttctttgcttaCGCTGGGTCATTTTGCGCTCCTCGCTGCTCTCGATGCGCTTCCCGTTGTGATACCAGCCGATGGTCGGGTAGGGCAGGCCCGTCACTTTGCATTTCAGCACCACCTCTTTGCCTTCGATCACCTCCACGTCCGCCAGAGGTTTGACAAAGTCGGGCATGGTCCTCCTCTCCACTTCGCGCTCCAGCATTTCAGGCTCCTCTGGGATGGATGGCATCTTTTCTAACTTGGCcctggaggaggaaggagaagtgATATTTTAGAAGGCCGAGCGCGTACGCTCGAGAGTTTGACAGCTTTATTTGAGTTTTGTCGTGCGCTGTACTCCCTCCTGAAGCATTTTTCTTTGcccttgaaaacaaaaaaggctcCTCTGGCTTTTATCCTGACAGTTTTATTCTCAAAGCCTTCGCGGTGACAGCGGCTCATAGAGACGTTCTCCACATGAATGACTCCTCTTACATGTGAGAGGAGATGGCAGCTCGAGGTTCTTGCATGTAGAGCTCGGCGGTGCATTCAGACTTTCCGTGGACGTTCTGAGCGACCGCCGTGTAGAAGCCCTCCGTGTCGCTGCTGACATGGGCGATGACGAGTGAGTGACGGCCGCCCTCCTGGAGGATGCGAACATTATCGCTCTCCTCCACTCTCGTCTCTGAAAGAACATCAGCGTGACAAGTCATCAGACGAGGCGGAGTTCGTTAGATAGAAAACAACATGCGAGGCGCGACGCTTACCGAAATGCATCCACGTGATTCGAGGAGCGGGCGAGCCGCTCACTTTACAGTCAAACCGGGCGGTGCGACCTTCGATGACCTCCAGGATGTCCAGCTTACGGGTGAACAGAGGCTCCCTGGTTGGGGAGACCCTCAGGTTTGCGCTTGAGGTCAGCTCCTCTGCAAATGCAACGACCAACCAGAAGTCAAACACAGCTAGAACCTCCTCTGCAGAACTCATAGGAGCAGGTATGAACATGTGTTTGCAGCTCACCTTTAGCCGTGCTCAGCTTGCAGGTGTACGTTCCACTATCGTCCTCGTGTACGGAGTTCAGCAGCAGACGGCACCTGGAACATAAAGCAAATGAATCCACGTGACAAAGTGACGGATGATCTTGTCAAATTCGTGTTTACCGTTTGAGTTGAACTCACCTCCTGCCATCAAAGTGCATTTTGCAGTTGAGGAGCGCCGGCTGGATCAGTTTCCCGTTAGACAGCCAGTCCACGTCCACGTCTGGAGGTCCTGTGACGTGACACTCGAACATGGCCGACTCTCCAGCTCTCACCGCCACGTCTGTCACCTCCCTGATGATGTTCAGCGACGTGTGAGCCGCAGATGCTGtaaaagaacataaaatatgtgttatagatatatatctgtGACAACAGGATTAACCTGGACTCCTCGCTGTCTCACCTCTGACGTCCACCCTGCACTCAGCTTGCTTGGATCCGATCTCGTTGATGATCTTGCAGATGTAGAGCCCGCCGTCGCTCCTCTGGGCTGAGCTGATACTCAGTTCTCTCGCGTCGTCGTCGGTCTCGCGCACGGCGAAGCGCCCCGCTGTCTTCACCGTGACTCTGTCCTTCAACCTGGGTCGATATAAAGTGGCTGTCACAGTCGTTTATACTCAGCTGTGTGACAGGGAAACAGTGAAGATGTTACTTACCAGTAGACCATCGGCTTGGGCTGCCCGCTGACCTTCGCTGAGATGACGACATCTTGACCTTCAGTCACCGTCTGGTCACACGGAGCCACCTTCAAAGAATCAAAGAATCAGTTAAGTCTTCATCACATCATGACGGTGCTCAGAAATACTCCATCTAtcagcctcctccaccttttcAGGTGGATGCTCACACCTAAAGTCCTAAATCTACCTGAAACGACG
This is a stretch of genomic DNA from Larimichthys crocea isolate SSNF chromosome XIX, L_crocea_2.0, whole genome shotgun sequence. It encodes these proteins:
- the LOC104928340 gene encoding striated muscle preferentially expressed protein kinase isoform X1 codes for the protein MADGLGSSPSFSIPSKRPKVAKDQVVPGAEVEEPTPPVFTRKLRKAAVGTGCDIRLRVSVAGFPKPLLSWYHNDEILPPSEAQDSGGLWIRDCRTCDAGLYACVATNELGEASCSAVLAIMDLGEDSETTEDETTEPQMETKEGGPGRHQDKAGRRGPSGEGGGMMDYNPDASDRRATLPGGYDPVVERELRALGSRPPGSHLDPTNPARTQTADESPHAPPPKNTISNPNEDLGQTKPSSSNSDQALGVNSAVMTPKMARAGPRIFDKVRAFEERRASVELPGGSASRSGFGRAASFNSEGLSKEEGQMLQGVAQKRAAFKQRASSLEDKTSYSQRVQSYQSKFTEELQRIKKLVGKPSLRKSYSTEQLSEKERLTTGKVEPIPPQVVKKLEARERAAEDGKVGEGNSRLQISLQARGKGPSNNPEKDKMTQPDSQGKPADGSSQGSMGKISVTMETAPVHQLPGQPLPTASRTSLTRETQQSSPAAQKSSSRDLNSKTDNKADTRSTSPHGKRASPITAPGSQYPPKPPRLTPSPTPSISPLLKRRRAEASRTSPGLKVNIPIILLEDEPMETECVADMSNDEGTKTRRKEGKVRKSKKGRQPRSPEEDGSSDDSCLSADDETAEGPRFEKPPEDTTASSGTEAVLTCIITGSPPPTVTWRKSGVEIQSDAFHVVKAEAEKHSLVIKQMRPSDAGSYRVTAVNPAGRESCSATLFLQSEPTHRQCGKLAGILEVSSPTQSDEEYLSPQEEEAMEVGDSPAPSKSVHFKEPPSFQVAPCDQTVTEGQDVVISAKVSGQPKPMVYWLKDRVTVKTAGRFAVRETDDDARELSISSAQRSDGGLYICKIINEIGSKQAECRVDVRASAAHTSLNIIREVTDVAVRAGESAMFECHVTGPPDVDVDWLSNGKLIQPALLNCKMHFDGRRCRLLLNSVHEDDSGTYTCKLSTAKEELTSSANLRVSPTREPLFTRKLDILEVIEGRTARFDCKVSGSPAPRITWMHFETRVEESDNVRILQEGGRHSLVIAHVSSDTEGFYTAVAQNVHGKSECTAELYMQEPRAAISSHMAKLEKMPSIPEEPEMLEREVERRTMPDFVKPLADVEVIEGKEVVLKCKVTGLPYPTIGWYHNGKRIESSEERKMTQHRDVHNLLIRSACHAHGGVYKAVISNKVGKAACYAHLYVTDIVPDPPDGPPVIEAITGKTISLSWKRPKRLDSSFDCSCLLYVVQQQPLGSIQWSVVASNLRETNYTVTSLSKGVRYAFRVLASTGKTSSKPSPSTDLVQLLDRGPYLRKAPIILEKPDVVYMVENQPASITITLNHVHAAVTWKRRGVVLASRPGTYEMSMPDDDQHTLKLLRVRGTDVGQLVVTASNQFGSDLCTLQLTMAVPPKFETIMEDVDVHIGETSRLAVVVEGKPDPDILWYKDDVLLSESSHFTFVYDDPEYSLVVLNAQPEHSGVYTCTAKNLAGPNSCKAELTVHTERKEAAEPMEDEGTILRKMRRLTDYYDNHKEIGRGAFSYVKRVTQKKGKAEFAAKFISARGKRKASALREMDLLSELDNERILYFHDAFEKKNVVVLITELCHEEFLERMAKKTTVKELEIRWSVQQLLEGLRYLHQKSIAHLDIKPENILMASPGSDLIRICDFGNAIKLETSEEYYCKYGTPEYVAPEVVNQTPVSTATDIWPVGVITYLCLTGVSPFAAENDRATALNIRNYNVAFEESMFSDLCKEAKGFVIKLLVVDRLRPSAIECLRHPWFKSPTNKIISTAMLKQVLSRRRWQRSLISYKSKMVMRSIPELLSDSSSHVSIAVARHLKESSPPPSSSSDSDADVDELPFIPMPLSMVFSGSRVSLNEIPGDEDVTAWPSVAADGTRKKNDMEILANTSVKNEEETQNEETMEKTKRAPLKKGSSVESDDSQTKARRATMRRGSSADSALLLHIDPEEGNSNNDLETSTKSLKKAVSMELPNRCPSPGAAKLSQEDYALKLELMRQRLLRGGNVDKKMSGLRGPLFETLGMEDERRTGSLDRNLRRSRAGPSTLIRAASSSESSGEDVPQTKVFRKSASFTQGDSEPMPLHRRFGAPLEIPSVGNGSVDGRKLQEATSMSALTEQTALESASPTTRTSFIFPTPGGLDQQKKQSNVKEREESMNEKNMDVITEKRTKTQLEKADKGESRSPSVITPIIVIEEDNEEEERKDEQTLQNSKPSSAYASGTQAVASTAKPNETKSTDTPTLPEHAAVFAKVATANRSPGSVTTSSNPDLPKVRSQPVLRTDIKDIDSEEVFEARFKKRESSLTRGLRKLTRNKSEEKSPVLSRKGVEGGEEVYRPGARGAPLEMVSKGLQEKSKSVQDLREDDKEPGLGLIGRFSLRSKRSTSVDKKGDKPKEEKQQSVQETAVSKRVSWAIGRSKSLDTKELSSAGMPRQLEEKEQRKAEESSVSAMRRKFESKVAGISAKIRTQSEERKDKDAEGSQKELAQKDLNKVTDSPILAMRQKFENKVSGISTKNRSQSEERKADAEEKRTPLFTRHRHSQSEGRGLKGMGIPENQLAKQTGAGASKESIESASSIHSEKAPESDRRSRWDRWGLTRSKKDKTPSQSDLPSSTSKEEGLSKSQQFIRSASDFAPVFHIKLKDHVLLEGESITLSCLPAGSPHPEITWMKDRKPLEVDDRINLISHPDGRQLLTIMKSSQRDAGVYECVATNLIATITTSCTLSIACVPKRPGTPEVPQTYNNTALVLWKPADTKPPCSYTLERKTEGDSKWLIVATGVVDCYYNVTDLSTDGMFRFRVTCVNKAGQGPYSNCSAAVSLDSTGGGASPSVAVVKTVPAPPEPAVTSPMNVPPLRPVQNKAPSITTSTSPASPSAALPLPPTSPSIPTPPSSLPSSPTTNLPSSPTGTTAEDAPKLSSTLSSSPTVKPPPPFVLPKPQSPINVVSPMTQTQPISPPPTLVTPPSTPTKPAVASVPTYVPTTTVTARVAPTPISFCPQVLQASSLSPIGEGTSTPTRGTPSGRSTPSTVLRQGVPQKPYTFLDEKARGRFGVVRECRENATGKIYMAKIIPYSQENKQEVLKEYEILKSLHNEKVMSLHEAYVTPRYLVLVAEYCTGKELLYTLIDRFRYSEDDVVGYLVQILQGVEYLHNRRVLHLDLKSDNIMVTNLNAVKIVDFGSAQSFNPLSLKHQDAAAGTLEYMAPEMIKGEVVGPPADIWTVGVVTHIMLGGRLPFEDKDPSKVESKILMAKFDPTKLYPNVSQSASAFLKKMLSSYPWARPTTRDCFTQAWLQDSYLMKLRRQTLTFTSGRLKEFLVEQQCRRTEAATKHKVMLRTYQSSPQSPASGTAPHVPSPK